A window from Coraliomargarita sinensis encodes these proteins:
- the panB gene encoding 3-methyl-2-oxobutanoate hydroxymethyltransferase, with translation MDADKISTQTISLLKGERAVVAVTAYDTAMARYADEAGVDLLLVGDSVGTTQLGFDTTVPVTLEMMLHHTAAVARANPGALLVADVPFAVAHDEFTKLLDACRRLMQEAGAEAVKIEGGALIAPKIERLVQAGIPVLGHIGLLPQNFHQLGGYRKFGRSDAEKSVLVDDALALEKAGCFAVICEMIDGTVAGTIAGELKIPLIGIGSGPHCDGQILVCNDLLGMTAGYVPSFVRQYAQLGEEARKAFANYAEDVRNRKFPS, from the coding sequence ATGGATGCAGACAAAATAAGTACGCAGACGATTTCCCTGCTCAAAGGGGAACGTGCTGTTGTGGCGGTGACCGCATATGACACCGCGATGGCTCGCTATGCCGACGAGGCCGGGGTCGATTTGCTCCTGGTCGGCGACTCCGTGGGCACGACTCAGTTGGGCTTCGATACTACGGTTCCGGTCACGCTTGAAATGATGCTGCACCATACCGCGGCTGTTGCGCGGGCCAATCCGGGTGCGCTTCTCGTGGCCGACGTGCCTTTCGCCGTCGCGCATGATGAGTTTACCAAGCTGCTGGATGCCTGCCGCCGCCTCATGCAGGAAGCCGGAGCCGAGGCGGTTAAAATCGAAGGTGGTGCCTTGATCGCTCCTAAAATTGAGCGCCTTGTTCAAGCCGGTATCCCCGTGCTCGGTCATATTGGCTTACTCCCACAGAATTTTCACCAGTTGGGTGGATACCGCAAGTTCGGGCGCAGTGATGCGGAGAAAAGTGTGCTGGTCGACGACGCGCTGGCTTTGGAGAAAGCGGGATGCTTCGCGGTGATCTGCGAAATGATCGACGGCACGGTAGCCGGTACCATCGCCGGTGAGCTTAAGATCCCACTGATCGGGATCGGCAGCGGCCCGCATTGCGACGGACAGATTCTGGTTTGTAATGATCTCCTCGGGATGACTGCCGGCTATGTGCCATCCTTTGTGCGGCAGTATGCACAACTCGGGGAGGAAGCGCGTAAGGCCTTTGCCAACTACGCGGAGGACGTACGTAATCGAAAGTTTCCCTCATGA
- a CDS encoding NAD(P)H-dependent glycerol-3-phosphate dehydrogenase yields the protein MNCCILGAGAWGTAMALHLDRCGHSVTLVPRRMEHALSIASSRENSDYLPGYKLPHRIQIGYEIGPVLMEADVVFFACPSKAIRDLAGKVRPHLEAARQLKLCLVMCKGLELDSFKAPAEILEESLPGLHCGVLSGPTYAGEVAAGQPTAVVLALPRGLEDGNRYQEAFSNSSMRCYLSHDVRGTELGGTLKNIYAIGSGICDGLKLGDNAKAAYLTRSLNELLALGTSLGGQADTFYGLSGFGDLIATCTGAWSRNRTFGEKVGEGEAPESIIENQKTVVEGYRATECLYRYCRQQKIDAPILGTIHAVLYEALNPEEGIQALMRRNLKAE from the coding sequence ATGAATTGTTGTATCTTAGGAGCAGGTGCCTGGGGCACCGCGATGGCCTTGCATCTTGATCGTTGCGGCCACTCAGTCACTTTGGTCCCGCGTCGGATGGAGCATGCGCTCTCGATCGCATCCTCCCGCGAGAACTCCGATTATTTACCGGGCTACAAGTTGCCGCACCGTATTCAGATCGGTTACGAGATCGGACCAGTGCTGATGGAGGCGGACGTGGTTTTTTTCGCCTGCCCCTCCAAAGCGATTCGTGATCTGGCCGGAAAAGTTCGGCCTCATCTGGAAGCGGCCCGTCAGCTCAAGCTCTGTCTTGTGATGTGCAAGGGGCTCGAACTGGATAGCTTCAAGGCGCCGGCTGAGATCCTTGAAGAGTCCTTGCCCGGCTTACACTGCGGTGTTCTTTCCGGTCCGACTTACGCGGGTGAGGTGGCGGCTGGGCAACCCACTGCGGTGGTCCTGGCATTGCCGAGAGGATTGGAGGACGGCAACCGCTATCAGGAAGCATTCAGTAACAGCTCGATGCGTTGCTACCTGTCCCATGATGTTCGAGGTACCGAGCTGGGCGGCACACTCAAGAATATCTATGCCATCGGTTCCGGGATCTGTGACGGGCTGAAGCTGGGCGATAATGCCAAAGCCGCTTATTTGACGCGAAGCCTGAATGAATTACTCGCTTTGGGTACTTCACTGGGTGGGCAAGCGGACACCTTTTACGGGCTGAGCGGCTTTGGGGATTTGATCGCCACCTGTACCGGCGCCTGGAGTCGTAACCGGACCTTCGGCGAAAAAGTGGGGGAGGGGGAGGCTCCGGAATCCATCATCGAAAACCAGAAGACCGTGGTTGAAGGCTACCGGGCAACAGAATGTCTCTACCGTTACTGCAGGCAGCAGAAGATCGATGCGCCCATACTCGGTACGATTCATGCCGTTCTCTACGAAGCGCTCAATCCGGAGGAAGGCATTCAAGCCTTGATGAGGAGGAACCTGAAAGCCGAGTGA
- a CDS encoding SET domain-containing protein, with translation MPKRLCKVDSSPIHKRGLFATADIEAGTDIIQYIGEKISKEESTRRALEWEEKARKTGAGLVYIFELDDEWDLDGRRGRNPARYMNHSCDGNCEAINYDGEIWIVARKDIKDGEELTYDYGYDMEHFLDHPCECGADNCIGYIVREDQRKKVKKLLRGKKKKKKGKKSKKDKKGKK, from the coding sequence ATGCCGAAACGCCTTTGCAAAGTCGACTCATCGCCAATCCATAAACGCGGACTCTTCGCCACCGCCGATATCGAAGCGGGAACCGATATCATCCAGTATATCGGAGAAAAAATTTCTAAGGAAGAATCCACCCGGCGCGCTCTCGAATGGGAGGAGAAGGCGCGCAAGACGGGAGCCGGACTGGTTTATATTTTTGAGCTCGATGACGAGTGGGACTTGGACGGTCGCCGCGGTCGTAATCCGGCCCGCTACATGAACCACTCCTGCGATGGGAATTGCGAAGCGATCAATTACGACGGGGAGATCTGGATCGTGGCCCGTAAGGATATCAAGGACGGTGAAGAACTGACCTACGATTACGGCTACGACATGGAGCACTTTCTCGACCACCCCTGTGAATGCGGGGCAGACAACTGCATTGGCTACATCGTGCGCGAAGACCAGCGCAAGAAGGTCAAAAAGCTGCTGCGCGGGAAGAAGAAAAAGAAGAAGGGCAAGAAGTCCAAAAAAGACAAAAAGGGAAAGAAATAG
- a CDS encoding DUF1573 domain-containing protein → MRLSIILPALCLCLVHMLSASDLSWDRTEVKLEMKPDQKEVRASFKVTNKGEDRIRISRIKTSCGCTGSIIDRKILKPGDTTEIIATFNKGKRQGLNRLQLDVFIDSQAEAVATLRMNVEIPELVEATPRVVYWSPSGSKSERRVTVTLDERYVDSIQSIGYDSDKLNVVEEKAPGDNASRTLRITPKSYDELYRGTVVVKAKRKDGRSAETQILTLVQP, encoded by the coding sequence ATGCGCTTATCCATCATACTTCCCGCACTTTGCCTTTGCCTGGTCCATATGCTTTCGGCCTCAGACCTGAGTTGGGACCGCACAGAAGTGAAACTGGAAATGAAACCGGACCAGAAAGAGGTCCGCGCCAGTTTCAAGGTAACCAATAAAGGCGAGGATCGCATACGCATTTCGCGCATCAAAACAAGCTGTGGTTGTACCGGATCCATCATTGACCGAAAGATTCTCAAGCCCGGAGATACCACGGAAATCATTGCCACCTTCAACAAAGGTAAACGTCAGGGGCTGAACCGCCTGCAGCTGGATGTCTTTATCGATAGTCAGGCTGAAGCAGTCGCAACCTTGCGCATGAATGTGGAGATTCCGGAACTTGTCGAAGCCACGCCTCGGGTTGTTTACTGGAGCCCCTCCGGTTCCAAGAGCGAGCGGCGCGTCACCGTCACCCTCGACGAGCGTTACGTCGATTCCATCCAGAGCATCGGCTACGATAGCGACAAGTTAAACGTGGTCGAAGAGAAGGCCCCCGGGGATAACGCAAGCCGCACCCTGCGTATCACACCGAAGTCATACGATGAGCTCTACCGGGGAACCGTCGTCGTCAAGGCCAAGCGGAAAGACGGCCGCAGTGCGGAGACACAAATCCTGACACTGGTTCAGCCTTAG
- a CDS encoding MauE/DoxX family redox-associated membrane protein: MNQRTIPLLISRLVLAWVFISAGLPKVQDPVAFSTSIEGYRLISGSPALWTAIILPWLELIIGFGLLTPWLRRASACIMVALLCLFITLHGSAWTRGLDINCGCFGKSTDSPEYHWLILRNLVLLIITIFILRASCRNKRTPKSSN; the protein is encoded by the coding sequence GTGAATCAAAGAACCATCCCCCTCCTCATCTCACGCCTGGTACTGGCCTGGGTTTTTATCAGCGCCGGACTTCCCAAGGTGCAGGACCCAGTGGCCTTTTCCACATCGATTGAAGGCTATCGTCTTATCAGCGGAAGCCCCGCGCTTTGGACCGCTATCATTCTCCCCTGGCTGGAACTGATTATCGGCTTCGGCTTGCTCACGCCATGGCTACGACGGGCGAGTGCATGCATCATGGTCGCCCTACTCTGCTTATTTATCACATTGCACGGAAGCGCCTGGACCCGGGGGCTGGATATCAATTGCGGCTGCTTCGGAAAAAGTACGGACAGCCCGGAGTACCACTGGTTGATCTTGAGAAATCTCGTCCTGTTAATCATAACAATTTTCATCTTGCGCGCCTCGTGCAGGAACAAGAGAACCCCAAAAAGCTCTAACTGA